Part of the Kordiimonas pumila genome is shown below.
AGCGGCTGGCATCAGGGTATGTTGGGATACCTTCAAAAACGAGGCTTGTTGCACCGTTTGCAAGCGGGCCATAAACAATGTAGCTGTGCCCTGTTACCCAGCCAACATCTGCCGTGCACCAATATATTTCACCGTCTTTATAGTCAAAGGCATACTCGTGGGTCATGGAAGCCCAAACAAGATACCCGCCTGTCGTGTGCAACACGCCTTTTGGCTGGCCTGTTGAACCTGAAGTATACAGAATAAAAAGCGGGTCTTCTGCGTTCATTTCTTCTGCCGGGCAATCAGCCGTTACAGATTTTACGGCTTCATGATACCAAACATCCCGGCCTTCGACCCAGCCAACGATGCCGCCCGTATGCTGGATCACCAGCACGCTTTTAACATTGGGGCACTGTTTTAATGCCTCATCCACATTTGCTTTCAGTGGCACATGCTTACCGCCGCGCACACCTTCATCGGCCGTGATAATATAATCTGATTCGCAGTTCAGAACCCGCCCAGCAACAGCATCAGGTGAAAAGCCACCAAAGACTACAGAATGCACCGCACCAATGCGCGCACAGGCCAGCATGGCGTACACAGCCTCAAGGATCATCGGCATATAAATTGTGACCCGATCACCTTTTTGAACGCCTTGCTGTTTCAAGACATTGGCAAAACGGCATACGTGCTCGTACAGGTCCCCATATGTTACATGAACACTATCATCCGGGTTATCCCCTTCCCAGATCAAAGCGGTAACATTTTCTTTTTCAGGTAAATGACGATCAACACAGTTTACGCAGGCATTAAGCGTGCCGTCTTCAAACCATTTCACAGAAATATCACCCGTGAAATCTGTGTTTTTAACGATGGTGAAAGGCGTGATCCAGTCAAGGCGCTTTGCTTCCTTGCCCCAAAAAGCATCAGGGTCTTTTACAGACTGTTCATATAGTGCCTTATAGTTGTCTTTCGTGCAGTGTGTATTTGCAGATGCTGCAGCAGTTACAGGAAAAACCTGATTATCACTCATTATAGAAACCTTCCCTCGGCAATTTCAAAGCGATAATGCAGCGATAGCGACAATGTTTCAAGTTCAGGTCGGTCAAAGAGCGTAATTTTCAGGCCAGATGGCCAGATAAGCCTATAAACATTAGGTGGCTAACGGTTCTAGCTTACCAATCAGACATCATGCCCGGCCCGCCAGACTTTTTATTGGCCACAATACGCCATAGCTTAATGTCGCCAGATTCGAGCATTTTTTTGCGCCTGTTCCAAAACTCTGCTTCCCGCATCAAGGTTTGGATCATCGCGGCACCGTCATCCTGCTTTGCAAGCTTTGCTGCCACTTCATCTGCACCAGACCATGCCTGATTGATCATATCAATATATTGCATACTGATATCTTCCGATACCCGCACCTGCATGCGGCAAGCTTTCAGCATATCAACCAGCTCTGAGGACAGACAGGGAAACGGGTGGCCCTTTTCGCCGACAACCCATTCTTTATACCTGTCCTTACCCAAAACCGCATCAGACCCAATGACATATTCTGTCATGAGGAACAAACCACCCGGTTTCAGTTTATCTTCAATTTTGGCAATCATGCCCGCCTTGTCCTGAATAGTGAACAAAGCTTCCTTTGACATGGCGCGGTCGAACTTGCGACCAAAGCCTTCAAAATCATCAGGGTCATAATGTTCAAGAATAGCTTTTTTCTCGAGGCCCGCCATTTTGGAAAGCTTTTGCCCCTTTTCAACAAGCATGGGCGATTCTTCATAGCCTGTCATCCAGACCCCAAAGCGATCAACCAAAACGCGGCAAGGGCCGCCAAGGCCAGCACCAATTTGCAGCATCGACATTTCAGGGCTTAGCGCCAAAAGCTTCGACAAAGACACAACATACTCAGGGCCGCCCGGACCACAAAAGCCCTTACCCCATATATACTGAGCAATATCAATGGTTTGCTCATTCCACGGATCGATATTCTCTATAGAAGCAGGCTTCTGTGCTTCCTTCTTTTTGGGCGCAGGCTCATCGTAATCGTCTGGCTGGCGTTGCCGGATACGCTTTTCAATCTCATCTGGGTCATATCCTTCCCACCACGCTTTCAAACGCAGGCTCAGGCCCATCTTTGTACCTTTTTTGTCAGCTTTTTTGGCGGACATCCCAATCACCTATCAACGCAAAAAAACACTATCACACCACATTGCCTAAAAAGACAGGTAACGTCTATCAAAACTTATCCTGTGTTTTTTTCAAGTGTTGATCTTATTTTTTGATCAAAAAGTATTATTAGGATCGCAGAACTGCTCCCACAGCTTTTGTGGCCGCCGCTATAACCTTATCACTGATCATGTCAATATCTTTGTCAGAAAAGGTATCAATTGCTGGTGTTAAACGTACCGATACAGCGAGAGACTTCTGACCGTCCGG
Proteins encoded:
- the acs gene encoding acetate--CoA ligase is translated as MSDNQVFPVTAAASANTHCTKDNYKALYEQSVKDPDAFWGKEAKRLDWITPFTIVKNTDFTGDISVKWFEDGTLNACVNCVDRHLPEKENVTALIWEGDNPDDSVHVTYGDLYEHVCRFANVLKQQGVQKGDRVTIYMPMILEAVYAMLACARIGAVHSVVFGGFSPDAVAGRVLNCESDYIITADEGVRGGKHVPLKANVDEALKQCPNVKSVLVIQHTGGIVGWVEGRDVWYHEAVKSVTADCPAEEMNAEDPLFILYTSGSTGQPKGVLHTTGGYLVWASMTHEYAFDYKDGEIYWCTADVGWVTGHSYIVYGPLANGATSLVFEGIPTYPDASRFWQVCEKHKVNIFYTAPTAIRALMRLGEEPVKKYDRSSIRLLGSVGEPINPEAWLWYYNVVGEARCPIVDTWWQTETGGIMISPLPGAVDLKPGSATLPFFGVQPALVDADGKFLEGAASGNLVITDSWPGQMRTVYGDHERFKQTYFSAYKGLYFTGDGCRRDADGYYWITGRVDDVINVSGHRLGTAEVESALVAHAGVSEAAVVGFPHDIKGQGIYAYVTPPAGVEATEDLRKELVTWVRKEIGPIATPDHIQFAPGLPKTRSGKIMRRILRKIAENEYGSLGDTSTLADPAVVDDLIKNRRNK
- a CDS encoding SAM-dependent methyltransferase, with protein sequence MSAKKADKKGTKMGLSLRLKAWWEGYDPDEIEKRIRQRQPDDYDEPAPKKKEAQKPASIENIDPWNEQTIDIAQYIWGKGFCGPGGPEYVVSLSKLLALSPEMSMLQIGAGLGGPCRVLVDRFGVWMTGYEESPMLVEKGQKLSKMAGLEKKAILEHYDPDDFEGFGRKFDRAMSKEALFTIQDKAGMIAKIEDKLKPGGLFLMTEYVIGSDAVLGKDRYKEWVVGEKGHPFPCLSSELVDMLKACRMQVRVSEDISMQYIDMINQAWSGADEVAAKLAKQDDGAAMIQTLMREAEFWNRRKKMLESGDIKLWRIVANKKSGGPGMMSDW